A portion of the Acidihalobacter yilgarnensis genome contains these proteins:
- a CDS encoding class I SAM-dependent methyltransferase, whose product MDRKRHWEQVYRDKSPLEVSWYQAEPALSLALIEATGCPHDAAIIDVGGGASVLVDRLLEAGYQHPAVLDLAGAALEHARRRLGACADAVEWFEADVTTFDPPHAFDLWHDRAVFHFLTEADDRRRYRDTLLRALCPGGHLILAAFAVGGPERCSGLEVVQYDVDRVLALFGDDFDLIEMREESHQTPGGAAQRFGYFRLVRRGPAS is encoded by the coding sequence ATGGATCGCAAGAGGCATTGGGAACAGGTCTACCGTGACAAGTCACCGCTGGAGGTGAGCTGGTATCAGGCCGAGCCAGCGCTGTCGCTGGCGTTGATTGAGGCCACGGGTTGCCCGCACGATGCGGCGATCATCGACGTCGGCGGCGGCGCATCGGTGCTGGTCGACCGCCTGCTTGAGGCGGGATACCAGCATCCGGCCGTGCTCGATCTTGCCGGTGCCGCGCTTGAACATGCCCGACGCCGGCTCGGCGCGTGCGCCGACGCGGTCGAATGGTTCGAGGCCGACGTGACCACGTTTGATCCGCCGCACGCCTTCGACCTCTGGCACGACCGCGCCGTGTTCCACTTTCTCACCGAGGCCGACGACCGCCGCCGCTACCGCGACACGTTGTTGCGCGCGCTGTGCCCCGGCGGCCACTTGATCCTCGCCGCCTTCGCCGTCGGCGGCCCCGAACGCTGCAGTGGGCTGGAGGTGGTGCAGTACGATGTCGACCGCGTCCTCGCCCTGTTCGGAGACGACTTCGATCTGATTGAAATGCGCGAAGAATCCCACCAGACCCCCGGCGGCGCGGCACAGCGCTTCGGTTACTTCCGCCTCGTCCGGCGCGGCCCCGCGAGCTGA
- a CDS encoding ABC transporter substrate-binding protein, whose protein sequence is MKRSKKLIATLMLALLAPVIFMSTARAEITLGISDWPGWVAWYIAQEKGYFKKYDAHVKLVWFPNYIDSVNALSAGQLDANSQALIDTLAPLEKGLPLKTILVTDNSAGNDALMVSNSIKTFADLKGKTIGLEQYSIENYLADTALHRHGMTQKDVKIVNMSTGDAAAALISGRIDGAGVWNPWINRITNSHKGHPLFTSKDAPGLIPDLVVAREAAIKAHRKDFEGMVKAWFAVVRFVHAHPEAAAKIMAPHVGLQPKEYALSLAGTRLFGAKLNREAMKPGHSPVSLYNSTPDTAKFLIKAGAISKMPEPAMFIDPSLVEHASK, encoded by the coding sequence ATGAAACGCAGCAAGAAACTGATCGCCACCTTGATGCTCGCCCTGCTCGCGCCGGTGATATTCATGTCCACCGCGCGCGCCGAAATCACGCTCGGCATCAGCGACTGGCCGGGCTGGGTGGCCTGGTACATCGCTCAGGAAAAGGGTTACTTCAAGAAGTACGACGCGCACGTGAAGCTGGTCTGGTTCCCGAACTACATCGACTCGGTCAACGCCCTGTCCGCCGGGCAGCTCGACGCCAACAGCCAGGCCCTCATCGATACGTTGGCCCCGCTGGAAAAAGGTCTGCCGCTCAAGACCATCCTGGTCACCGACAATTCGGCCGGCAACGACGCGCTGATGGTGAGCAACAGCATCAAGACTTTCGCCGACCTTAAGGGCAAGACCATCGGCCTCGAACAGTATTCGATCGAGAACTACCTGGCCGACACCGCGCTGCACCGTCACGGCATGACCCAGAAGGACGTGAAGATCGTCAACATGAGCACTGGCGACGCCGCCGCCGCGCTGATCTCCGGTCGCATCGACGGCGCCGGCGTGTGGAATCCCTGGATCAATCGCATCACGAACAGCCACAAGGGCCACCCCCTGTTCACCAGTAAGGACGCGCCCGGCCTGATCCCTGATCTCGTGGTTGCTCGCGAGGCGGCGATCAAGGCGCATCGCAAGGACTTCGAGGGCATGGTCAAGGCCTGGTTCGCGGTGGTCCGTTTCGTGCACGCGCACCCGGAGGCCGCGGCGAAGATCATGGCGCCGCACGTGGGCCTGCAGCCCAAGGAGTATGCCCTGTCGCTGGCGGGCACCCGCTTGTTTGGCGCCAAGCTGAACCGCGAAGCGATGAAGCCAGGGCACTCGCCGGTATCGCTGTACAACAGCACGCCCGACACGGCGAAGTTCCTGATCAAGGCCGGGGCCATCTCCAAGATGCCGGAGCCCGCGATGTTCATCGACCCGAGCCTGGTCGAACACGCGTCGAAGTGA
- a CDS encoding ABC transporter permease, giving the protein MSAIRETSLTPTPAALATAPSAGKATRPVAKGDGLWAVRGDLPRWQYVSIALFSFLLMLGSWWGLSDSGWVPQLFLPSPPQVVHRLAQWYGQGNLINDTQISIFRVTAGFVLSAAMAIPLGLYIGSFRPVQAFFEPMVEFARYLPAVAFVPLVLLWVGIGEGAKISIIWIGTFFQMVLMISENVRHVPAAQIEAAQTMGANRGEIVSRVIFRSALPDIVDTLRVTLGWAWTYLVVAEMVAANSGLGYAILQAQRFLQTGKIFGGILLIGTIGLIMDQLFRLLHRRAFPWLHRA; this is encoded by the coding sequence ATGAGCGCGATACGAGAAACCAGCCTGACGCCGACACCCGCCGCGCTGGCGACGGCACCGTCGGCCGGAAAGGCGACCCGTCCCGTCGCGAAGGGGGACGGCCTGTGGGCCGTCCGCGGCGACCTGCCGCGCTGGCAATATGTCTCCATCGCCCTGTTCAGCTTTCTGCTGATGCTTGGCAGCTGGTGGGGATTGTCCGACAGCGGGTGGGTGCCACAACTCTTCCTGCCGTCGCCACCGCAGGTGGTTCACCGTCTGGCCCAGTGGTACGGGCAAGGCAACCTGATCAACGACACCCAGATCAGCATCTTCCGCGTCACCGCGGGCTTCGTGCTCTCGGCGGCGATGGCCATCCCGCTCGGCCTGTACATCGGTAGCTTCAGGCCGGTGCAGGCCTTCTTCGAACCCATGGTCGAATTCGCACGCTACCTGCCCGCGGTGGCCTTCGTGCCGCTGGTCCTGCTGTGGGTGGGCATCGGCGAGGGTGCCAAGATCAGCATCATCTGGATCGGCACCTTCTTTCAGATGGTGCTGATGATTTCCGAGAACGTGCGCCACGTGCCCGCCGCGCAGATCGAGGCAGCACAGACCATGGGCGCGAATCGCGGCGAAATCGTTTCGCGCGTGATCTTCCGCTCGGCCCTGCCCGACATCGTCGACACCCTGCGCGTGACCCTCGGCTGGGCCTGGACCTATCTGGTGGTGGCCGAAATGGTCGCCGCCAATTCCGGCCTGGGATACGCCATCCTGCAGGCGCAGCGCTTCCTGCAGACCGGCAAGATCTTCGGCGGCATTCTGCTGATCGGCACCATCGGTCTGATCATGGATCAGCTGTTCCGCCTACTGCACCGCCGGGCTTTCCCCTGGCTGCACCGTGCCTGA
- a CDS encoding ABC transporter ATP-binding protein: MTHASTPKIAVRGLGKHFITRERAFHALDAIDLDVRPNEFLALVGASGCGKSTLLRIIGGLETLTEGEIRIDGQPIHGPGKDRVMVFQDYSLYPWLTVIENIRFCRQLDAHVRDASTADAASAVDRSYALLALMGLEKVKNSYPNALSGGMRQRVAIARALMSRPEVLLMDEPFGALDAQTREVMHDLILHVFELEKTTIVFVTHDVDEAIYLADRVVVLAPNPGHVDSIYDIDLPPPLERNQDLKLAPDFLAQKKTILDRIRQTTGVQRDLEMLERMTRHLRNTAQTNQGD, translated from the coding sequence ATGACACACGCGAGCACACCCAAGATCGCCGTGCGCGGCCTCGGCAAGCACTTCATCACCCGCGAGCGCGCGTTTCATGCGCTCGATGCCATCGACCTCGACGTGCGCCCCAACGAGTTCCTCGCCCTGGTCGGCGCCTCCGGCTGCGGCAAATCGACCCTGCTGCGCATCATCGGCGGGCTGGAAACCCTCACCGAGGGCGAGATACGGATCGACGGTCAACCCATCCACGGCCCCGGCAAGGACCGCGTGATGGTGTTTCAGGACTACAGCCTCTATCCCTGGCTGACCGTGATCGAAAACATCCGCTTCTGTCGCCAGCTCGATGCGCACGTGCGCGACGCGAGCACGGCCGACGCCGCCTCGGCGGTCGACCGATCCTATGCCCTGCTCGCGCTGATGGGTCTGGAGAAGGTCAAGAACAGCTACCCCAACGCGCTCTCCGGCGGCATGCGCCAGCGCGTGGCCATTGCCCGCGCACTGATGTCACGCCCGGAAGTCCTGCTGATGGACGAACCCTTCGGGGCGCTGGACGCGCAGACCCGCGAGGTTATGCACGACCTCATCCTGCACGTCTTCGAACTGGAGAAGACCACCATCGTATTCGTCACCCACGACGTCGACGAGGCGATCTATCTCGCCGACCGCGTGGTCGTGCTCGCCCCCAATCCCGGCCACGTCGATTCGATCTACGACATCGACCTGCCACCCCCGCTGGAGCGAAACCAGGATCTCAAGCTCGCGCCGGATTTCCTCGCGCAGAAAAAGACGATCCTCGATCGTATCCGGCAAACCACCGGCGTCCAGCGCGACCTGGAAATGCTCGAACGCATGACCCGGCACCTGCGCAATACCGCCCAAACGAACCAAGGAGACTGA
- a CDS encoding agmatinase family protein yields the protein MYVKKPRQPGFARPATGHRHHPSFDRSGLQGWKMAHHEADLPDVAWQAEQERCLRLGLPGAESLDDKTIPTFARGELPHFAGINTFMKAPYVEDVRDVGKYDAAIIGAPFDGGTTYRPGARFGPQGIRRISALYTPYNYEIGVDLREQMNMCDVGDIFTIPANIEKTFDQISNAVGHVFASGAMPIILGGDHSIGFATVRGIARQTDKRIGIIHFDRHADIQEKDLDERMHTTPWFHATNLPNVPATNLVQIGIGGWQVPREAVKEARNRETTIITMHDVERLGLDKVAEIALEYAWKDADAVYLSFDIDSVDAGFVPGTGWPEPGGFLPREILYLLGAVAKEGICGMEVVEVSPPYDISDITSLMATRAIVDVLGTLVAHGKMGSHRHIIRGWGE from the coding sequence ATGTACGTCAAAAAACCCCGTCAACCTGGGTTCGCCCGTCCCGCTACGGGTCACCGTCACCACCCCTCGTTCGACCGTTCCGGCCTGCAGGGCTGGAAGATGGCGCACCACGAAGCGGACCTTCCCGACGTGGCCTGGCAGGCCGAACAGGAACGCTGCCTACGCCTGGGTCTGCCCGGCGCCGAGAGCCTCGACGACAAAACGATCCCAACCTTCGCGCGCGGCGAGCTGCCGCACTTTGCGGGTATCAATACCTTCATGAAGGCGCCCTACGTGGAAGACGTGCGCGACGTGGGCAAGTACGACGCCGCGATCATCGGCGCTCCCTTCGACGGCGGCACCACCTACCGACCCGGCGCACGCTTCGGGCCGCAGGGCATTCGCCGCATCTCGGCGCTTTATACGCCTTACAACTACGAAATCGGCGTGGATCTGCGCGAACAGATGAACATGTGCGATGTCGGCGATATCTTCACCATTCCCGCCAATATCGAAAAGACCTTCGACCAGATCAGCAACGCGGTCGGCCATGTGTTCGCCAGCGGTGCCATGCCGATCATCCTCGGTGGCGACCACTCCATTGGCTTCGCCACCGTGCGCGGCATCGCCCGTCAGACCGACAAGCGCATCGGCATCATCCACTTCGACCGCCACGCCGACATCCAGGAAAAGGATCTCGACGAGCGCATGCACACCACGCCGTGGTTCCACGCCACCAATCTGCCCAACGTACCGGCGACCAACCTGGTGCAGATCGGCATCGGCGGCTGGCAGGTCCCGCGCGAGGCGGTCAAGGAGGCGCGCAACCGCGAGACCACCATCATCACCATGCACGACGTGGAACGCCTTGGCCTCGACAAGGTCGCCGAGATTGCCCTGGAGTACGCCTGGAAGGATGCCGATGCGGTCTATCTGAGCTTCGACATCGACAGCGTCGACGCCGGCTTCGTGCCCGGCACCGGCTGGCCCGAACCGGGCGGCTTCCTGCCGCGCGAAATCCTCTATCTGCTCGGCGCGGTGGCCAAGGAGGGCATCTGCGGCATGGAGGTGGTCGAGGTCTCTCCGCCCTACGACATTTCCGACATCACCTCGCTGATGGCCACCCGCGCGATCGTCGACGTGCTCGGCACGCTGGTCGCGCACGGCAAGATGGGTAGCCACCGCCACATCATCCGCGGCTGGGGCGAATAG
- a CDS encoding HoxN/HupN/NixA family nickel/cobalt transporter produces the protein MSATTMPRPARPSWIIGTLLIALNLLAWGLLAGLATTDAALLGIGALAYGFGLRHAFDADHIAAIDNVTRKLRHEGQRPLGVGLFFSLGHSTVVFGLSAALVLAVRATQAQLPMLQHWGGLVGTLVSAAFLTLIGLINLFVFSRLWRAFRARRRWGEPAPSDAELESLLQRRGLFARLLRGVYRHIDRSWKMYPVGLLFGLGFDTASEIAILGISAAAAQNGHLPLWGVMVFPLLFTAAMSLMDTLDGIVMLRAYDWALADAERKLYFNTALTGLSVLLALTIGSIEWLQLLAPRWGYTTGCGVHWRRWTSAKSASP, from the coding sequence ATGTCTGCCACGACGATGCCGCGCCCGGCGCGGCCATCCTGGATCATCGGCACGCTGCTGATCGCCCTCAATCTGCTGGCCTGGGGCCTGCTGGCCGGGCTCGCCACCACCGATGCGGCGCTGCTCGGCATCGGCGCGCTGGCCTATGGCTTCGGCCTGCGTCACGCCTTCGACGCCGATCACATCGCGGCCATCGACAACGTCACCCGCAAGCTGCGCCACGAGGGCCAGCGGCCGTTGGGCGTCGGCCTGTTCTTCTCCCTCGGCCACTCCACGGTGGTTTTCGGCCTGTCCGCGGCGCTGGTGCTGGCGGTGCGTGCCACGCAGGCGCAGCTACCGATGCTGCAACACTGGGGCGGACTGGTGGGTACGCTGGTCTCGGCCGCCTTTCTCACCCTGATCGGCCTGATTAATCTGTTCGTGTTTTCGCGCCTGTGGCGCGCCTTCCGCGCGCGCCGTCGCTGGGGCGAACCCGCGCCGAGCGACGCCGAACTGGAATCGCTGCTGCAGCGCCGAGGGCTGTTCGCGCGGCTGCTGCGCGGCGTCTACCGGCACATCGACCGCAGCTGGAAGATGTATCCCGTCGGCCTGCTGTTTGGCCTGGGCTTCGACACCGCCAGCGAGATCGCCATCCTTGGCATCTCGGCCGCCGCCGCGCAGAACGGCCACCTGCCGCTGTGGGGTGTGATGGTGTTCCCGTTGCTGTTCACCGCGGCGATGAGCCTGATGGATACCCTGGACGGTATCGTCATGCTGCGCGCCTACGACTGGGCGCTGGCCGATGCCGAACGCAAGCTCTACTTCAACACGGCATTGACCGGGCTTTCCGTGCTGCTCGCGCTGACCATCGGATCGATCGAATGGCTGCAATTGCTGGCCCCGCGCTGGGGCTACACCACGGGCTGTGGGGTGCATTGGAGACGCTGGACTTCAGCCAAATCGGCATCGCCGTGA
- a CDS encoding insulinase family protein, whose protein sequence is MNPAPEVSRLANGVRVVSLHQPGRASAAAAIAWGGGAHAEGAGEAGLAHLAEHLLFPDDPDDLAAFDAMGGRVNAWSNHEYSVFHAHTSMARLSEAIGRLSRRLALGTDVVIEDDFQREREAIRRERFAEGDTALEQAHARCLGRPPPCPPADTLAHATPEALRRFIARELRGDALCVGVAGDLTHAEAVAACAALGELPTSTNASTATDSALHWRSGLREALADGGPPGLLWLMPAPRRGTTEASALALAERALCGGLSAPLFRTLRARGLAYGLHSMRDERGTGGYWALQVVCLPAMATAVAGIVETTLNAATSGLAPDMLAAAWSALACESLLAGDDPAMCAEHLALSGLLGTPSAPAPPARPAPDAVRAALANAWARHARFVTGAAPALSRQAPT, encoded by the coding sequence GTGAACCCGGCACCTGAGGTCAGTCGGCTGGCCAATGGCGTGCGCGTAGTCAGTCTGCACCAGCCTGGCCGCGCGAGCGCCGCGGCGGCCATCGCCTGGGGCGGCGGCGCGCATGCCGAGGGCGCTGGGGAAGCAGGGCTCGCGCACCTCGCGGAGCATCTGTTATTCCCCGACGACCCGGACGATCTGGCCGCCTTCGACGCCATGGGCGGACGCGTCAATGCCTGGAGTAATCACGAATACAGCGTGTTTCACGCCCACACCTCGATGGCGCGACTATCCGAGGCCATCGGCCGATTGTCACGGCGTCTCGCGCTCGGCACAGACGTGGTCATTGAGGACGATTTTCAACGCGAGCGCGAGGCCATCCGGCGCGAGCGCTTCGCCGAAGGCGATACGGCGCTGGAACAGGCCCACGCCCGCTGCCTCGGCAGACCGCCCCCCTGCCCTCCGGCCGACACGCTGGCGCACGCCACACCAGAGGCACTGCGCCGCTTCATCGCCCGCGAGCTGCGCGGCGACGCGTTGTGTGTGGGCGTGGCCGGCGATTTGACGCATGCCGAAGCCGTGGCCGCCTGCGCCGCCCTCGGCGAATTGCCCACATCCACAAACGCATCGACGGCAACCGATTCCGCTCTGCACTGGCGCAGCGGACTGCGCGAGGCACTGGCCGACGGCGGCCCACCGGGGCTGCTCTGGCTGATGCCGGCTCCGCGGCGTGGGACGACGGAGGCAAGCGCACTCGCACTGGCCGAACGCGCCCTGTGCGGCGGGCTTTCCGCCCCCCTATTTCGCACCCTGCGCGCACGCGGGCTGGCCTATGGCCTTCACTCCATGCGTGACGAACGCGGCACGGGCGGTTATTGGGCCTTGCAGGTCGTTTGCCTCCCGGCGATGGCGACCGCCGTGGCCGGGATCGTGGAGACGACGCTGAACGCAGCCACGAGTGGGCTGGCACCCGATATGCTGGCTGCCGCCTGGTCCGCACTGGCCTGCGAATCGCTGCTCGCCGGCGACGACCCGGCTATGTGCGCGGAGCATCTGGCACTTAGCGGCCTGCTCGGCACGCCGAGCGCTCCCGCACCACCGGCGCGCCCGGCACCCGACGCCGTACGCGCGGCGCTGGCCAACGCCTGGGCACGCCACGCGCGCTTCGTCACCGGCGCGGCGCCCGCCCTGTCGCGACAGGCGCCGACTTAA
- a CDS encoding MFS transporter, producing MWRLTPVALMGGLGAGLVFPILPALGPQLGISGFMIGLILSANRITRLAFDAPAGHLIDRLGGRGPITFGLLIEGIGILCFSLALRVGPAAGWLLFGRAIFGIGSALLMVGIQATALGVSTRQDRGRKMASVRIAMSLGAPMGMALGGLLAERYSNDTAFLVGAASTFVAAAIAARLIPQVPHSVRVPASHEGLMTRLRALAALPAFPFMATAWGFNLLIFLSVQGVMLATLVLLVQARHIELFGLANQGSAGLAMGVMMGGASLAGLALGRIIDRLHLRSSLLIPALTGLAAGFMVLAFAHGTDMLLVGVLLIGGTFNGVSLPLLALLGDVTPPAAYGRAMGMYQIFGDIGGSLGPMVGIELFLRFGAETVYLALGMLILSSLSAAFWVRRREGVWCGRAG from the coding sequence TTGTGGCGGCTGACCCCGGTTGCCTTGATGGGTGGATTGGGTGCCGGGCTGGTGTTCCCGATCCTGCCGGCGCTGGGTCCGCAGCTCGGCATCTCCGGCTTCATGATCGGGTTGATTCTCTCGGCCAACCGCATCACCCGTCTCGCCTTCGACGCCCCGGCAGGCCATCTCATCGACCGACTGGGTGGCCGCGGGCCGATCACCTTTGGTTTGCTCATTGAGGGGATCGGCATTCTGTGCTTCAGTCTGGCGCTACGCGTGGGCCCGGCCGCTGGTTGGCTGTTGTTCGGTCGCGCCATCTTCGGAATCGGCTCGGCCCTGCTGATGGTCGGCATCCAGGCCACTGCGCTGGGCGTTTCCACGCGCCAGGATCGTGGACGCAAGATGGCCAGCGTGCGTATCGCCATGAGCTTGGGAGCGCCGATGGGCATGGCACTCGGCGGACTGTTAGCCGAACGCTATTCCAACGACACCGCCTTTCTCGTCGGCGCGGCGAGCACCTTTGTGGCGGCGGCGATTGCCGCACGCCTGATCCCGCAGGTGCCACACAGTGTGCGGGTGCCCGCGTCGCACGAGGGCCTGATGACGCGTCTGCGCGCGCTGGCCGCGCTGCCGGCTTTCCCGTTCATGGCCACCGCCTGGGGTTTCAACCTGCTGATCTTCCTGAGTGTGCAGGGTGTGATGCTGGCTACCCTGGTGCTGCTGGTGCAGGCGCGGCACATTGAGTTGTTCGGACTGGCCAACCAGGGCAGTGCAGGACTCGCCATGGGTGTGATGATGGGGGGTGCCTCGCTCGCGGGATTGGCCCTCGGGCGGATCATCGACCGCCTGCACCTGCGCAGTAGCCTGCTGATTCCTGCGCTGACGGGGCTGGCGGCTGGCTTCATGGTGCTCGCATTCGCGCACGGTACCGACATGTTATTGGTCGGCGTGCTGCTGATTGGAGGCACCTTTAATGGAGTGAGCTTGCCGCTGCTGGCCCTGCTGGGCGATGTGACGCCGCCGGCTGCCTATGGGCGCGCGATGGGGATGTACCAGATTTTCGGCGATATCGGCGGTAGCCTCGGACCGATGGTCGGCATCGAGCTTTTTTTGCGCTTCGGGGCGGAGACGGTTTATCTCGCGCTGGGCATGCTGATTTTGTCGAGTCTGAGTGCCGCGTTCTGGGTGCGCCGGCGCGAGGGTGTTTGGTGCGGGCGTGCCGGTTGA
- a CDS encoding hydrolase yields MNEDLQLESARSAVIAIDLQRGIVGMDTVPHVPGVVVERCARLLAAAREADATRVLVHVGGGADGRDRLSPDADQPMPAGPPPAGFSDLVHEVGPEAGDVVIFKRQWGAFYGTDLDLQLRRRGIDTLILCGIATEFGVESTARDAYERGYRLIFVSDAMTGRTQESHDNALRRIFPRIGRVRETATVLDALATAH; encoded by the coding sequence ATGAACGAAGATCTGCAACTGGAATCCGCACGCAGCGCGGTGATTGCCATCGACCTGCAACGCGGCATCGTGGGGATGGACACCGTGCCCCACGTACCTGGGGTGGTCGTCGAGCGCTGCGCGCGCCTGCTGGCAGCAGCGCGCGAAGCCGATGCCACACGCGTGTTGGTCCACGTCGGTGGTGGTGCCGACGGACGCGATCGCTTGAGTCCCGACGCCGACCAGCCGATGCCGGCCGGCCCGCCGCCAGCGGGTTTTTCCGATCTGGTGCACGAGGTTGGTCCCGAGGCTGGTGATGTGGTGATCTTCAAGCGCCAGTGGGGCGCCTTTTATGGCACCGATCTCGATCTGCAGTTGCGTCGCCGCGGCATCGACACCCTGATCCTCTGCGGCATCGCCACCGAATTTGGCGTCGAAAGCACCGCGCGCGACGCCTATGAGCGCGGTTATCGACTGATCTTCGTATCCGACGCGATGACGGGACGTACGCAGGAGAGCCACGACAACGCTTTGCGACGCATTTTTCCGCGCATTGGTCGGGTGCGTGAGACGGCTACCGTGCTCGACGCGCTGGCGACCGCGCACTGA
- a CDS encoding DMT family transporter: MEDEATRTRRATAGYALALLATVVWSGNFLVVRGLSDALSPVSLAFWRWVVAIAVLAPFSWRGLREDWPALRAHGRYLALTSLLGVSVFNTAIYVAGRTVAAVDLSIIAASSPVFVILLTRVFHREPLGSGRLAGVALSLGGVIWLVTDGQPEHLLHLALGSGDLVMLGAALSFAGYTLLVRQRPAGVRLQSFALSSFVLGLVFLTPIYLWSAWDLPARIPDTPVLLAILYVGVFASVVAYLAWNAAIARIGPSRAAVVYYAIPVFSGLGGWLLLDEPISAADAVSAILIVAGIVMANRQGREMRRC; the protein is encoded by the coding sequence ATGGAAGACGAGGCGACGCGAACCCGCCGGGCAACCGCTGGTTATGCGCTTGCCTTGCTCGCGACAGTGGTGTGGTCGGGCAATTTTTTGGTGGTGCGCGGTCTTTCGGATGCACTATCGCCAGTCAGTCTCGCCTTCTGGCGCTGGGTGGTGGCGATCGCGGTACTGGCACCCTTCAGCTGGCGGGGCCTGCGCGAGGACTGGCCTGCGCTGCGCGCTCACGGGCGCTATCTTGCGCTGACTTCGCTGCTTGGGGTGAGCGTCTTCAACACCGCGATCTATGTCGCCGGGCGCACGGTGGCGGCGGTCGATCTGTCGATCATCGCGGCCAGTTCGCCGGTGTTTGTGATCCTGCTGACGCGGGTGTTCCACCGCGAACCTCTGGGCTCAGGCCGCCTCGCGGGCGTGGCGCTATCCCTAGGTGGCGTGATCTGGCTGGTCACCGATGGCCAGCCGGAGCACCTGTTGCATCTGGCGCTGGGGTCTGGCGATCTGGTGATGCTGGGGGCAGCCCTGAGCTTCGCCGGCTATACCCTGCTGGTTCGGCAGCGGCCGGCGGGTGTGCGGTTGCAGAGCTTCGCGTTGAGCAGCTTCGTGCTCGGGCTTGTGTTTCTCACGCCGATCTACCTCTGGTCCGCGTGGGATTTGCCCGCCCGGATACCGGATACGCCGGTGCTGCTGGCGATTCTCTACGTGGGCGTGTTTGCCTCGGTGGTCGCTTATTTGGCCTGGAACGCGGCCATTGCGCGCATCGGCCCCTCGCGCGCGGCGGTGGTTTATTACGCCATCCCGGTGTTCAGTGGACTCGGCGGCTGGCTGCTGCTCGACGAGCCGATTAGTGCCGCGGACGCCGTCAGTGCGATCCTGATCGTCGCTGGCATCGTGATGGCCAATCGGCAGGGTCGTGAGATGCGCCGCTGTTGA
- a CDS encoding LysR family transcriptional regulator, translating to MSNNLPISLLGEMAIFVRVVERGSFTGAARELGMSTSSVSRSISRLERALGTKLLQRTTRRLRLSESGQAIHERCLDMMSAARSIVSISEEYGREVSGSIRVSAPKAIGRVLIHPHILRFLDTYTKADVRLVLDDRHVDLIDGDVDMVLRVTDRPPPGLAGRRLSKIEHAICATPQYLAKHGTPTHPRDLVEHSCLCLGEMPGDARWRFKCGDEAVTVNVRGRYWANHTEVRLEGVQAHLGIGSLPFFTARRALHRGEIVRVLPEWEFITGYCGDLWLLYTPTRYMPLKFRVFIDHLAAGLEHEPALDMTEPAGTNAQANPGSV from the coding sequence ATGAGCAATAATCTTCCGATTTCGTTATTGGGTGAAATGGCCATTTTCGTCCGGGTCGTGGAACGCGGCAGTTTTACGGGCGCGGCACGCGAGCTCGGGATGTCGACCTCGTCCGTGAGTCGCAGCATTTCAAGGCTTGAGCGCGCGCTGGGCACGAAGTTGTTGCAGCGCACGACCCGTCGCCTGCGTCTGAGCGAGAGCGGTCAGGCCATCCACGAGCGCTGTCTGGATATGATGAGCGCAGCTCGGTCGATCGTGTCGATCAGCGAGGAGTACGGGCGTGAGGTCAGTGGTTCGATACGGGTGAGCGCGCCGAAGGCGATCGGCCGGGTGCTGATCCACCCGCACATCCTGCGTTTTCTCGACACCTATACCAAGGCCGACGTTCGCCTCGTGCTGGATGACCGCCATGTGGATTTGATCGACGGCGATGTCGACATGGTGTTGCGGGTGACGGACCGGCCTCCGCCGGGGCTGGCCGGCCGACGTCTATCGAAGATCGAGCACGCGATTTGTGCGACGCCGCAGTATCTGGCCAAGCACGGCACGCCGACGCACCCGCGCGACCTCGTCGAGCACAGCTGTCTGTGCCTGGGTGAAATGCCCGGCGACGCGCGCTGGCGGTTCAAGTGTGGCGACGAAGCGGTAACGGTCAACGTACGCGGTCGCTATTGGGCCAACCATACGGAGGTCCGCCTCGAAGGCGTGCAGGCGCATCTGGGCATTGGCAGCCTGCCTTTTTTTACCGCACGACGCGCGTTGCACCGTGGCGAAATCGTGCGCGTGCTGCCCGAATGGGAATTCATCACGGGCTACTGCGGCGATCTCTGGCTGCTGTACACGCCAACCCGCTACATGCCGCTCAAATTCCGGGTATTCATCGACCATCTGGCGGCGGGCCTGGAGCACGAGCCGGCATTGGACATGACCGAGCCAGCCGGGACGAATGCTCAGGCGAATCCCGGGTCCGTATGA